One genomic region from Leptospira tipperaryensis encodes:
- the pdhA gene encoding pyruvate dehydrogenase (acetyl-transferring) E1 component subunit alpha, whose product MMSQPKTKKETQDLFELYKQMLLIRRFEEGAAKSYSTGKIGGFCHLYIGQEAVGVGSIAALKEQDYIVSTYRDHGHALARGLDPNSLMAELFGKKTGISKGYGGSMHFFDKEKHFMGGHGIVGGHISLAAGIAYASKFKETDAVTICFFGEGAANIGSFHEGMNLAAIWKLPLVMICENNHYAMGTPEYRALSVKDVSVRAGAYDIARDHIEGDEVRKVRDHVSVAVERARRGEGPTLMEISTYRFRGHSMSDPAKYRTKEELDRYKQSDPLLKAKDDLLHAEWKEEELEKLDIDLQTRVEDAIQFAEKSEEPPLGWLYKNVYAENV is encoded by the coding sequence CTACAAACAAATGCTTCTCATCCGAAGATTCGAAGAAGGAGCCGCCAAATCCTATAGCACCGGTAAGATCGGAGGTTTCTGCCATCTCTACATCGGTCAAGAGGCGGTTGGAGTCGGCTCCATCGCGGCCCTCAAAGAACAAGACTACATCGTTTCCACCTATCGAGATCACGGACACGCGCTCGCAAGAGGTTTGGATCCGAACTCACTCATGGCGGAACTCTTTGGAAAAAAAACAGGAATCTCCAAAGGTTACGGAGGTTCCATGCATTTTTTTGATAAGGAAAAACATTTCATGGGCGGACATGGAATCGTGGGAGGACATATCTCTCTCGCGGCTGGAATCGCGTACGCTTCCAAGTTCAAAGAAACGGATGCAGTCACAATTTGTTTTTTTGGTGAAGGAGCAGCGAACATCGGATCCTTTCACGAAGGAATGAATCTCGCCGCGATCTGGAAACTTCCTCTTGTGATGATCTGTGAAAACAATCACTACGCGATGGGAACACCGGAATACAGAGCGCTTTCCGTCAAAGACGTTTCGGTTCGAGCGGGCGCATATGATATCGCAAGAGATCATATCGAAGGAGACGAGGTTCGTAAGGTTCGAGACCACGTAAGCGTCGCCGTGGAACGAGCTCGCAGAGGAGAAGGCCCTACTCTTATGGAAATTTCCACGTATCGTTTCAGAGGTCACTCGATGTCCGATCCGGCAAAATACAGAACCAAAGAAGAATTGGATCGTTACAAACAGAGCGATCCGCTTTTGAAAGCAAAGGACGACCTTCTTCACGCCGAATGGAAAGAAGAAGAATTAGAAAAATTAGATATAGATCTTCAAACAAGGGTCGAAGACGCGATTCAATTCGCGGAAAAAAGCGAAGAACCGCCGTTAGGTTGGTTGTATAAAAACGTCTACGCGGAGAATGTCTGA